A section of the Streptomyces sp. NBC_01591 genome encodes:
- a CDS encoding RNA polymerase sigma factor produces the protein MADFTWPGEQLIVAAQKGDVEAAAALVSGSHPHVQRFAYSLCASPQDAEDAAQEALIILYRKIGMLRASGALASWMFRIVRNECLRRARLMLHSHGPVPDTVMPSFEDEVLQRLEAGRVATAIAGLPADQRRVLIMRDIQGYSGRMVADALGLSTAAMKSRLHRARTTVRQTLQETPDSRPGASHD, from the coding sequence ATGGCTGACTTCACATGGCCCGGCGAACAGTTGATCGTCGCGGCGCAGAAGGGCGACGTCGAGGCCGCAGCCGCTCTGGTGTCGGGCTCGCACCCGCATGTGCAGCGGTTCGCGTACTCCTTGTGCGCCTCTCCCCAGGATGCCGAGGACGCCGCACAGGAAGCGCTGATCATCCTGTACCGAAAGATCGGAATGCTGCGGGCCTCCGGGGCGCTGGCGTCGTGGATGTTCCGCATTGTGCGCAACGAGTGCCTGCGGCGGGCGCGGCTGATGCTGCACAGTCACGGACCGGTCCCGGACACCGTCATGCCGTCCTTCGAGGACGAGGTGTTGCAGCGTCTGGAAGCAGGCCGGGTGGCGACGGCGATCGCCGGCCTGCCCGCCGACCAACGACGTGTGCTGATCATGCGCGACATCCAGGGCTACAGCGGGCGGATGGTCGCCGATGCGCTCGGCCTCAGCACCGCCGCAATGAAGTCGAGGCTGCACCGCGCCCGCACAACGGTTCGTCAGACATTGCAGGAAACGCCTGATTCACGCCCGGGAGCCAGTCATGACTGA